One genomic window of Bradyrhizobium sp. B124 includes the following:
- the soxC gene encoding sulfite dehydrogenase: MSEHTTDKRVREASRRRFLQAGAALAGGSAISGVAGSTALAEQGNNLPPNVPEWMKAPGDPMGSQPYGTPSVHEKGVVKNISKTLPQYISASGRTPLQELDGIITPNGLFYERHHGGVPTIDPAEHRLMLHGMVDRPLVFTMEDIRRFPSQSRIHFLECSGNPVYTKPYGKTASDLVGLLSCAEWTGVPLKTVLDEAGLQAGAKWIVAEGADAAALTRSIPIEKCLDDAMLVYSQNGERLRPQQGYPLRLLLPGFEGNMNVKWLRRLKVVAEPAYSREETSKYTDPMPDGTSREFTFYMEAKSIITRPSGGQKLTTHGFHEITGIAWSGHGKIKSVEISLDESKSWQQAELQEPVLTRALTRFRLPWHWDGTPAVIQSRAIDETGYVQPTLAELVAVRGLNSFYHNNAIWPWRIDANGEVTNGQA, translated from the coding sequence ATGAGCGAACACACGACGGACAAGCGCGTGCGAGAGGCGTCTCGCAGGCGGTTTCTTCAGGCGGGCGCAGCACTGGCCGGTGGCTCCGCGATATCTGGAGTTGCCGGTTCTACCGCGCTTGCCGAACAGGGGAATAATCTTCCGCCCAACGTGCCGGAATGGATGAAAGCGCCCGGCGATCCGATGGGAAGCCAGCCCTATGGCACGCCGTCGGTTCACGAGAAGGGCGTCGTCAAGAACATCTCGAAGACGCTGCCGCAATATATCTCCGCGTCGGGCCGCACGCCGTTGCAGGAGCTCGACGGCATCATCACGCCGAACGGCCTGTTCTACGAGCGCCATCATGGCGGCGTGCCGACCATCGATCCGGCCGAGCACCGGCTGATGTTGCACGGCATGGTCGATCGCCCGCTGGTGTTCACGATGGAGGACATCCGCCGCTTTCCGTCGCAGTCGCGCATCCACTTCCTCGAGTGTTCCGGCAATCCGGTCTACACCAAGCCCTACGGCAAGACGGCTTCCGACCTCGTCGGCCTGCTGAGCTGCGCGGAATGGACCGGCGTGCCGCTGAAGACGGTACTGGACGAAGCCGGCCTGCAGGCCGGCGCCAAATGGATCGTGGCCGAAGGCGCCGACGCCGCCGCGTTGACGCGCTCGATCCCGATCGAGAAGTGCCTCGACGACGCCATGCTGGTCTACAGCCAGAACGGCGAGCGGCTGCGTCCGCAGCAGGGTTATCCGCTGCGCCTGTTGCTGCCGGGCTTCGAGGGCAACATGAACGTGAAATGGCTGCGGCGGCTCAAGGTCGTCGCCGAGCCGGCGTATTCGCGCGAGGAGACCTCGAAATACACCGACCCGATGCCGGACGGTACGTCGCGCGAATTCACCTTCTACATGGAGGCCAAGTCGATCATCACGCGGCCGTCCGGCGGCCAGAAGCTGACCACGCACGGCTTTCACGAGATCACCGGGATAGCGTGGAGCGGCCACGGCAAGATCAAGAGCGTCGAGATCTCGCTCGACGAAAGCAAGAGCTGGCAGCAGGCGGAGCTGCAGGAGCCGGTGCTGACGCGCGCGCTCACGCGCTTCCGTTTGCCCTGGCACTGGGACGGCACCCCCGCAGTGATCCAGAGCCGCGCCATCGACGAGACCGGCTACGTGCAACCGACGCTCGCGGAATTGGTGGCGGTACGCGGTCTCAACTCGTTCTACCACAACAACGCGATCTGGCCCTGGCGCATCGATGCGAATGGCGAGGTGACCAATGGCCA
- a CDS encoding DUF1801 domain-containing protein has translation MAGRTPKTSAKSARKGAAKRGAAKPRLLAGGNPQIAKGYGDAPVQAFIAAMPGWKRDVGRKLDALIVRTIPGVHKAVKWNSPLYGIEGDGWFLGIHVFTRYVKVAFFRGASLHPMPPGESKQQHTRYLDIHENDELDETQFTAWVKQASQLPGERM, from the coding sequence ATGGCTGGCAGGACGCCCAAGACGTCGGCGAAGAGCGCAAGGAAGGGAGCTGCGAAGCGCGGGGCTGCAAAGCCGCGCCTGCTCGCAGGCGGCAATCCGCAGATCGCAAAGGGGTATGGTGACGCTCCGGTGCAAGCCTTTATCGCGGCGATGCCGGGGTGGAAGCGCGACGTCGGACGCAAGCTTGACGCTCTCATCGTGCGTACCATCCCCGGCGTGCACAAGGCGGTGAAATGGAACTCGCCGCTCTACGGCATCGAAGGCGATGGCTGGTTCCTCGGCATCCATGTCTTCACGCGCTATGTCAAAGTGGCATTCTTTCGCGGCGCATCGCTGCACCCGATGCCGCCGGGCGAGTCCAAGCAGCAGCACACGCGTTATCTCGATATTCATGAGAACGACGAGCTCGACGAAACCCAGTTCACCGCCTGGGTGAAGCAAGCCAGTCAATTGCCCGGCGAACGGATGTGA